A genomic segment from Alteribacillus bidgolensis encodes:
- a CDS encoding gamma-glutamyltransferase family protein: protein MSTTKITNILAGIIILGFAIYVFISNTWDENAEDSSPDSEDEAQKVSLEEFEGYGVSSSNDYAIETGMDILEKGGNAIDAAVAVSFTLAVTEPYGSGLGGGGAMLYMPSLKNDPITYDYRETASTQNPADQIAVPGFVKGMKTIHEKHGELPIDELLQPAISYAENGFKVNSDLHYRLKNAAYRIHTEEVPHFYPGGEPIEIGETLVQKDLADTLKQLQTNGLNDFYEGNVSNSLTGQVPHINSSDLSQYTVDEKEPVKGTFEDHTVYSAPPPLSGTTFIQMLGMAEHLNIKNYLNNNNAEYIHLMSEITREAYYQRLNTIGDPNFENVNVDHLTSDNFIRERANYVTESRLSDELTLDAQQDNNMQEHTSTTHFVIIDKEGKTVSATNTLGNFFGSGNMVDGMWMNSNLGNFSDDPNSPNYIEIGKRPRSFIAPSIIKNETSEVVMGIGTPGGNRIPGVLTQFLIRQAYLEEDYQDTVNAGRFHPEKDLIHLEDTEAFIEDQSLIAQLESYGYDYQVEGVSTYFGNISALIKDYDKQEMTGIADERREGSFDIN from the coding sequence TTGTCTACCACAAAAATTACTAATATATTAGCAGGAATCATCATACTAGGTTTCGCTATTTATGTTTTCATTTCTAATACATGGGACGAAAATGCTGAGGACTCATCACCCGATTCTGAAGATGAAGCACAAAAAGTTTCCTTAGAAGAATTTGAAGGATACGGGGTAAGTTCCTCTAACGATTACGCAATTGAAACAGGAATGGATATTTTGGAAAAAGGAGGCAACGCTATCGATGCTGCAGTAGCTGTTTCCTTCACCTTAGCAGTTACAGAACCTTATGGCTCTGGCTTAGGAGGCGGCGGTGCCATGCTGTATATGCCTTCTCTAAAAAACGATCCAATCACTTATGATTACCGGGAAACAGCTTCAACCCAAAATCCTGCTGACCAAATCGCAGTTCCTGGATTTGTTAAAGGTATGAAGACTATACATGAAAAACATGGAGAACTGCCAATAGATGAGCTGCTCCAACCGGCTATTTCTTATGCTGAGAATGGATTTAAAGTCAACTCAGATTTACATTACCGCTTAAAAAATGCAGCATACCGTATTCATACAGAAGAAGTACCGCATTTTTACCCTGGAGGGGAACCAATTGAAATTGGAGAAACGCTTGTTCAAAAAGACTTAGCTGATACATTGAAACAGTTACAAACAAACGGTTTAAATGATTTTTACGAAGGAAATGTTTCAAACAGTTTAACTGGTCAAGTTCCCCATATTAACAGCAGTGATTTATCACAATATACAGTAGATGAAAAGGAACCTGTGAAAGGGACATTTGAAGATCATACGGTTTATTCTGCTCCTCCTCCACTATCTGGAACAACCTTCATTCAAATGCTTGGCATGGCCGAACATTTAAATATTAAAAACTATTTAAACAACAATAACGCCGAGTATATACATTTGATGAGTGAAATTACAAGGGAAGCATATTATCAACGATTGAACACCATTGGTGATCCTAACTTTGAAAATGTCAACGTAGATCACCTGACGAGCGATAACTTTATAAGGGAACGTGCAAATTATGTCACGGAAAGCAGATTAAGCGATGAACTTACTTTAGATGCACAACAGGATAACAATATGCAAGAACACACAAGCACCACTCATTTTGTCATTATTGATAAAGAAGGAAAAACCGTTTCAGCTACAAACACTTTAGGAAATTTCTTCGGATCAGGAAACATGGTAGACGGCATGTGGATGAACAGCAACTTGGGCAACTTCAGCGATGATCCAAATTCACCAAATTATATAGAAATTGGAAAACGTCCACGCAGTTTTATTGCACCTAGTATTATTAAAAATGAGACTTCCGAAGTTGTTATGGGAATAGGCACGCCAGGGGGCAACCGTATTCCTGGTGTTCTTACCCAGTTTTTGATTAGACAGGCATACTTGGAAGAAGATTACCAAGACACCGTCAATGCCGGTCGCTTTCACCCTGAGAAAGACCTGATTCATCTAGAAGATACTGAAGCATTTATTGAGGACCAGAGTCTTATTGCACAACTAGAAAGCTACGGATATGATTATCAAGTGGAAGGTGTAAGCACCTACTTCGGAAATATTTCAGCTTTAATAAAAGATTACGACAAACAGGAGATGACTGGAATTGCTGATGAACGAAGAGAAGGTTCATTCGACATTAATTAA
- a CDS encoding AAA family ATPase — translation MRPIEITIKGLHSFREKQTVNFSSLCEGGVFGIFGPTGSGKSSLLDAMTLALYGKVERALNNTQGIINQAEKTLSVSFAFELGHKGSASTYMVERSYKRTSEFNVKTSFCRLLDMTKEPSVLADKTNDVNNQIENLLGLSIDDFTRAVVLPQGKFSEFLKLRGNERRKMLQRLFHLEKYGDDLIKKIKKNLQDVTHEKEKIEAEQLGLGNASKEALLTVEDNLKYWDNELQQALIRKEQTEEKWEQIKQLRAWQKEKEEAYQELLELEKQAPQIEIHKNYIQQSIEAESLLPYANACLYADKEQREWKKKADDKANKLHDILVNEKHLLSQWEEFQQEKESKDEEIASIHQSIDKAEELEKEVSQYTQEKQNIEDVYKTLTNKLDEYHKEAEKINANVMKYSDAVKTLKDRQKILLGTREEKNTLFRAIQEKQHIRHLDQHLKNIKREESDRKQQTDKAFEDKKEAEQQVNKGKETLTARFSQVLYWYDKTAAEKGWIDQFLHHLQRWLKEETDKENHMKVREMSYHLSTHLKEGIPCPVCGSSEHPAPAVPEEKSLKFTDEHAVEREKLEEWISKLQSYQLVMNHREWTLQQTSSSIVDQMGEEVGASLANEEDTDDLFSLKKAVEWEEKIQRKLVQWDKEEETLSRLQKSIEKELKHYYQAIENRKQHEYECDSKYNVHKELVEKRTTAEIERDRARQKWEENFPSYSFDALEDRYETLQQNEEEGEHLQKRIEDGTKHIEDLQGRYDGLLKKLHVIEVKQIEAKTQVDQMTAFVNDRAAQLEKILQGQHLNKLKKDVNDQIAAWEKKEKNLDSELEKLKTEKQQTEQEKAVAEHSYDESVSRLEKARMVWQDKADRSTLQLHPASVSDAILSEQEKDEYEKKIKTFEQEKEKWKRIKQELVQKLSDHYVTDKEWEVWKETWHAINKKLDDLREKRGAASKSLDEIKQKHTYYNELEKERKKREEKENQYQQLDTVFRGKGFVEFIAEEQLVQVSRLASERLYTLTNGRYAIEVDSSGGFIVRDDANGGIKRPVTTLSGGETFLTSLALALALSASIQLKGQYPLEFFFLDEGFGTLDHELLETVMSALEKLQTDNLSVGVISHVPELQERLPKKLFVKPAEPGGPGSKVYIQGM, via the coding sequence GTGCGCCCTATAGAAATCACAATTAAAGGTTTGCACAGTTTTAGAGAAAAGCAAACGGTAAACTTCTCTTCCCTATGCGAAGGGGGGGTCTTTGGAATATTCGGTCCCACAGGAAGCGGAAAATCTTCTTTATTAGATGCAATGACATTAGCGTTATATGGCAAAGTAGAGCGGGCCTTGAACAACACGCAAGGTATTATTAATCAAGCAGAAAAAACATTATCCGTTTCTTTTGCCTTCGAACTTGGTCATAAAGGAAGTGCTTCAACTTACATGGTAGAACGCAGCTATAAACGTACGAGTGAATTTAATGTGAAAACTTCCTTCTGCCGTTTGCTTGATATGACAAAGGAACCTTCTGTATTAGCTGATAAAACCAATGACGTGAATAATCAAATTGAAAATTTGCTTGGATTGTCCATAGATGATTTTACAAGAGCAGTAGTACTTCCCCAAGGTAAATTCTCGGAATTTCTAAAACTTCGCGGGAACGAAAGAAGAAAAATGCTGCAGCGATTATTTCATTTAGAGAAGTATGGAGACGACCTAATTAAAAAAATTAAAAAGAATCTTCAGGATGTTACGCATGAAAAAGAAAAAATAGAAGCGGAGCAACTTGGACTTGGGAACGCATCGAAAGAAGCATTACTTACGGTAGAAGATAACCTTAAATATTGGGATAACGAACTTCAACAAGCCTTAATAAGAAAAGAGCAAACAGAAGAAAAGTGGGAACAAATAAAACAATTAAGAGCTTGGCAAAAAGAAAAAGAAGAAGCCTATCAAGAGCTTCTAGAATTAGAAAAACAAGCACCACAAATAGAAATCCACAAAAATTATATACAGCAATCAATAGAAGCAGAGTCGCTGCTTCCATATGCCAATGCTTGCCTCTATGCCGATAAAGAGCAGAGAGAATGGAAAAAGAAAGCTGATGATAAAGCAAATAAGCTTCATGATATTTTAGTTAACGAAAAACATCTGCTTTCTCAGTGGGAAGAATTTCAACAAGAAAAAGAATCAAAAGACGAAGAAATTGCCTCTATCCATCAATCTATTGATAAAGCAGAGGAATTGGAAAAAGAAGTGTCTCAGTATACTCAAGAAAAACAAAACATAGAAGATGTGTATAAGACATTGACAAATAAGTTGGATGAATATCATAAAGAAGCGGAAAAAATAAATGCAAACGTAATGAAATATTCAGATGCAGTAAAAACACTAAAAGATCGTCAAAAAATATTGCTAGGAACCCGGGAAGAAAAAAATACATTATTTAGAGCGATACAAGAAAAACAGCATATACGGCATCTCGATCAACACTTAAAAAATATAAAAAGAGAAGAAAGCGACAGAAAACAACAAACAGATAAAGCTTTCGAAGACAAAAAAGAAGCAGAGCAACAGGTAAACAAAGGGAAGGAAACATTAACTGCCCGATTTTCTCAAGTATTGTATTGGTATGATAAAACCGCTGCAGAAAAAGGTTGGATAGACCAATTTTTACATCATTTGCAAAGATGGTTAAAAGAAGAGACAGACAAAGAAAATCATATGAAAGTTAGGGAAATGTCGTATCATTTATCTACTCATTTGAAAGAAGGCATTCCATGCCCGGTATGTGGTTCTTCTGAACACCCTGCTCCTGCCGTTCCAGAAGAAAAATCTTTGAAATTCACAGATGAACATGCCGTTGAACGAGAAAAATTAGAAGAATGGATCAGCAAACTTCAAAGCTATCAACTCGTAATGAATCACAGGGAATGGACATTGCAGCAAACATCTTCTTCTATTGTGGACCAAATGGGAGAAGAAGTGGGAGCATCTCTTGCTAATGAAGAGGATACTGATGATTTATTTTCATTAAAAAAAGCTGTCGAATGGGAAGAGAAGATACAACGAAAGCTTGTACAATGGGATAAGGAAGAGGAAACACTTTCTCGACTGCAAAAAAGCATCGAAAAAGAATTAAAACATTATTATCAAGCGATAGAAAATAGGAAACAACACGAATATGAATGTGATAGCAAATATAACGTACACAAAGAATTAGTAGAAAAAAGAACGACTGCAGAGATTGAACGAGATAGAGCGAGGCAGAAATGGGAGGAGAACTTCCCATCTTATTCGTTTGATGCATTAGAGGATAGATATGAAACGCTCCAACAGAATGAAGAAGAAGGCGAGCATTTACAAAAAAGAATAGAGGATGGCACGAAACACATTGAAGACTTACAAGGTCGTTATGATGGTTTATTAAAGAAGCTCCATGTGATAGAAGTAAAACAAATTGAGGCAAAAACACAGGTTGATCAGATGACTGCTTTTGTAAATGATAGAGCAGCACAGTTAGAAAAAATCTTACAGGGCCAGCATTTAAACAAGTTAAAAAAAGATGTAAATGATCAAATTGCTGCTTGGGAGAAAAAAGAGAAAAACTTGGACAGCGAATTAGAAAAATTAAAAACAGAAAAACAACAAACAGAGCAAGAAAAAGCGGTTGCCGAGCATTCTTATGATGAATCTGTATCACGATTAGAAAAAGCGCGGATGGTTTGGCAAGATAAAGCTGATAGAAGCACATTACAGCTGCATCCTGCTTCTGTGAGCGACGCTATATTAAGTGAACAGGAAAAAGATGAATACGAAAAGAAAATTAAGACGTTTGAACAGGAAAAGGAAAAATGGAAAAGAATAAAACAAGAATTGGTGCAAAAATTATCCGACCATTATGTTACAGACAAAGAATGGGAAGTGTGGAAAGAGACTTGGCATGCTATTAATAAAAAATTAGATGATTTAAGGGAAAAAAGAGGAGCTGCTTCTAAAAGTTTAGATGAAATAAAACAAAAGCACACATACTATAATGAGCTTGAAAAGGAAAGAAAAAAAAGAGAAGAGAAAGAAAACCAATATCAACAGTTAGATACTGTTTTTCGTGGTAAAGGATTTGTTGAATTTATAGCAGAAGAGCAGCTTGTTCAAGTAAGTAGGCTCGCATCTGAACGTCTGTATACATTAACTAATGGACGCTATGCCATTGAAGTAGATTCTAGCGGCGGTTTTATTGTGAGAGATGATGCCAATGGCGGAATAAAAAGACCTGTTACGACATTATCAGGGGGAGAAACGTTTTTGACAAGTCTTGCTTTGGCATTAGCTTTGTCGGCTTCCATTCAATTAAAAGGGCAGTACCCATTAGAATTTTTCTTTTTAGATGAAGGGTTTGGAACCTTGGATCATGAACTGCTAGAGACAGTAATGAGCGCTTTAGAAAAGCTTCAGACAGATAATTTATCAGTTGGTGTTATAAGTCACGTACCAGAGCTGCAGGAAAGACTGCCAAAAAAACTATTCGTCAAGCCAGCTGAACCAGGCGGTCCTGGCAGCAAAGTGTACATCCAAGGAATGTGA
- the pgsC gene encoding poly-gamma-glutamate biosynthesis protein PgsC, giving the protein MFGTDLYIALVIGAVLSLIYAEKTGIMPAGLIVPGYLALVFDQPVFLLTIFIISLVTYLIVTFGLSKFMVLYGRRKFTAMLCTGIALKLLFDYFYPVLPFEIYEFRGLGVIVPGLIANTMQKQGVIPTFTSTLVLTAVTFGIITLYYLI; this is encoded by the coding sequence TTGTTTGGTACAGATTTATACATCGCCTTAGTAATAGGCGCTGTGCTCAGTTTAATATATGCGGAGAAAACAGGTATAATGCCTGCCGGGCTAATCGTTCCCGGTTATTTAGCTCTTGTTTTTGATCAACCTGTATTTCTCTTAACGATATTTATTATAAGCCTGGTCACCTATTTGATTGTCACTTTTGGATTATCTAAATTTATGGTACTTTACGGGAGAAGAAAATTTACGGCCATGCTTTGTACAGGAATTGCATTAAAGCTGCTGTTTGATTATTTTTATCCAGTCCTTCCATTTGAAATATATGAATTCCGTGGTTTAGGTGTAATCGTTCCAGGCCTTATTGCGAATACAATGCAAAAACAAGGTGTCATCCCGACATTTACAAGTACATTAGTACTTACTGCCGTTACGTTCGGTATTATAACGTTATATTATCTTATTTAG
- a CDS encoding type 1 glutamine amidotransferase domain-containing protein codes for MACILIVVTNAGNVINGRETGVWLSEFAESYLSFIHAGHEVIVASPKGGEAPIDPKSKGGNLLKEWKKAADVLKNTVSLDNLDSEDFDGIFLVGGRGTMFDFPSSERLQYILNEMAEDNKVIGAVCHGSAGFTHFLLPDGTPFLEGKRLTTFTNKEEKEMDLDKDMPFLLESKVRELGATFVAAPIFTENVEMDGNFITGQNPQSTLRTARMFLEKIEH; via the coding sequence TTGGCTTGTATTTTGATCGTTGTTACAAACGCTGGCAACGTAATAAATGGTAGAGAGACAGGAGTATGGTTATCTGAATTTGCAGAATCTTATCTCAGTTTTATTCATGCTGGTCATGAGGTGATTGTTGCCAGTCCTAAGGGGGGAGAAGCTCCTATAGACCCAAAGAGCAAAGGAGGAAATCTTCTTAAAGAGTGGAAAAAAGCAGCAGATGTTTTAAAAAACACTGTCTCTCTTGATAATTTGGATAGTGAAGACTTTGATGGTATTTTTTTAGTAGGCGGTCGCGGAACAATGTTTGATTTCCCTAGTAGTGAACGTCTTCAATACATATTAAATGAGATGGCAGAAGACAATAAAGTGATAGGAGCTGTCTGTCATGGTTCCGCAGGTTTTACACATTTCCTTTTACCTGATGGAACTCCATTTTTAGAAGGGAAACGGCTAACAACTTTTACAAATAAAGAGGAAAAAGAAATGGATTTAGACAAAGATATGCCTTTTTTATTAGAGTCTAAAGTAAGAGAACTAGGGGCTACTTTTGTCGCTGCTCCTATTTTCACAGAAAATGTAGAAATGGATGGAAATTTTATAACCGGTCAAAACCCGCAGTCAACTTTACGAACGGCTAGAATGTTCTTAGAGAAAATAGAACATTAG
- a CDS encoding ZIP family metal transporter produces the protein MEEFILASGLSAFATGLGAIPAILLRNTTHRGKDMLLAFSAGMMMAASMFELIPKSLNLGGYEAVFIGIFLGMLILTLLEQNIPHEHIERTNNNEYFDIKMIDRKAMLIIMAITLHNIPEGLSVGVSYNSGVEGLGLLIALAIGVQNAPEGFIIAFFLIEQGVKKSHAFIIALGTGFAEWIAAFVGFWLTAVASQLVPIGLAFAAGSMLYIVYKELIPESHGDGYALSATYSFTGGLLLMVAMTWFF, from the coding sequence ATGGAGGAATTCATACTGGCAAGTGGATTGTCTGCATTTGCCACCGGATTAGGAGCAATTCCTGCTATATTATTAAGAAATACAACTCACCGAGGAAAAGATATGCTGCTTGCTTTTAGTGCAGGAATGATGATGGCAGCATCTATGTTTGAACTTATACCAAAGAGCTTAAACCTTGGTGGTTATGAGGCTGTTTTTATTGGAATATTTCTTGGAATGTTGATTTTAACATTATTAGAGCAGAATATTCCTCATGAGCATATTGAGCGGACCAATAATAATGAGTATTTTGACATTAAAATGATAGATCGAAAAGCAATGCTTATTATAATGGCCATCACTCTGCATAACATACCGGAAGGATTATCTGTCGGGGTAAGTTACAATAGTGGGGTAGAAGGTCTTGGATTATTGATAGCTCTTGCTATTGGGGTTCAGAATGCACCGGAAGGTTTTATCATCGCATTCTTTTTAATTGAACAAGGAGTTAAAAAAAGCCATGCTTTTATAATAGCTTTAGGTACAGGTTTTGCGGAGTGGATTGCAGCTTTTGTTGGTTTTTGGTTAACGGCTGTTGCCAGTCAGTTAGTTCCAATAGGATTAGCTTTTGCGGCGGGATCTATGCTATATATTGTGTACAAAGAATTAATCCCCGAAAGTCACGGGGATGGATATGCTTTAAGTGCGACTTATTCATTTACAGGCGGGCTGCTATTGATGGTAGCCATGACATGGTTTTTTTAG
- a CDS encoding CapA family protein: MMKQKGLTFKEKILAITKKEKKKGFHQAWIALLLCFLLISLIRWSEPEALEKNSKPVEHDTVFSASMVGDIMLGRHVEEITKRHGYASLFAYAENILSSSDYTTGNFEHPIIDNEDEFEKADKTIHLSSKQRSLGAFEQLNFSTVNLANNHMMDYKSEGFSATLDAFRQTSIDPAGVVENGNASESYTVNQYEGLDVATLGINDIVYSDMESTSPTTSGILTSDPDDFIPAIKKAKENADLVMVHLHSGQEYDSSPTTRQKELAHAIADAGADIIIGHHPHVLQSIDVYNDTLIMYSLGNFIFDQGWTRTRDSVIADYQLKEDGTAMLEMHPFRVFEAQPRPVQGLTKNIHKKRIFRQLTKDTEAKENIVENGERLIISADHSHVLKNKE, from the coding sequence ATGATGAAACAAAAAGGTTTAACATTTAAAGAAAAGATATTAGCCATTACCAAAAAAGAAAAGAAAAAAGGATTTCATCAAGCTTGGATCGCATTATTACTATGTTTTTTATTAATCTCCCTTATCCGTTGGTCTGAGCCTGAAGCTCTTGAAAAAAACAGTAAACCAGTGGAACATGATACGGTATTTTCAGCGTCTATGGTTGGTGATATTATGCTGGGCCGTCATGTCGAAGAAATAACTAAACGCCATGGCTACGCTTCACTGTTTGCTTATGCTGAAAATATATTAAGCTCTAGTGATTATACGACCGGCAATTTCGAACATCCAATTATAGATAATGAAGACGAGTTTGAGAAAGCTGATAAAACGATTCACTTGTCTTCTAAACAAAGGTCATTAGGCGCTTTTGAACAATTAAATTTTTCTACAGTGAACTTGGCGAATAATCATATGATGGATTATAAATCAGAGGGATTTTCAGCTACGCTCGATGCTTTTCGGCAAACTTCCATTGATCCAGCAGGAGTCGTTGAAAACGGAAATGCATCGGAAAGTTATACAGTCAATCAATATGAGGGGCTGGATGTGGCTACATTAGGTATAAATGATATTGTTTATTCTGATATGGAAAGCACAAGTCCAACCACGTCTGGCATATTAACATCAGATCCCGATGATTTTATTCCAGCTATAAAAAAAGCAAAAGAAAATGCAGATTTAGTCATGGTTCATCTGCACAGCGGACAAGAATACGACAGCTCCCCCACTACCCGCCAAAAAGAATTGGCTCATGCCATAGCGGATGCAGGAGCAGATATTATAATTGGACACCATCCCCATGTTCTTCAATCAATCGATGTTTATAACGATACACTCATCATGTATTCACTTGGTAATTTTATTTTTGATCAAGGCTGGACAAGAACACGGGACAGCGTCATTGCTGATTATCAATTAAAAGAAGATGGCACTGCGATGCTTGAAATGCACCCTTTTCGTGTATTTGAAGCACAGCCGCGCCCGGTGCAAGGGTTAACGAAGAATATTCACAAGAAAAGAATATTTAGGCAGCTGACAAAAGACACAGAAGCAAAAGAGAATATAGTAGAAAATGGTGAACGTTTAATTATATCGGCTGATCATTCTCATGTATTAAAAAACAAGGAATAA
- a CDS encoding CHY zinc finger protein yields MKVNIGNTVVKGARPDKQSRCAHYHKKEDIIAIQFFCCGDFFCCYKCHEQICDHPPLQWPKDQWNQKAILCGACGYKLTIQEYLQCNYSCPVCKALYNPACQHHYHLYFQT; encoded by the coding sequence ATGAAAGTAAATATAGGTAATACCGTTGTAAAAGGGGCACGCCCAGATAAACAAAGCCGTTGTGCCCACTATCATAAAAAAGAAGATATCATTGCTATTCAATTTTTTTGCTGTGGAGATTTTTTCTGCTGTTATAAATGTCATGAACAAATATGCGATCATCCCCCCTTACAATGGCCTAAAGATCAATGGAACCAAAAAGCCATTCTTTGTGGAGCCTGCGGATATAAACTCACCATTCAAGAATATTTACAATGCAACTATTCTTGCCCTGTGTGCAAAGCTTTATATAACCCAGCCTGTCAGCATCATTATCATTTATATTTTCAAACGTAA
- a CDS encoding SDR family oxidoreductase translates to MTLDKTVIITGASSGIGEAAARKLTQEGANVVLAARSLNKLKQLQSELNNNKGEVIIHQTDVTSLDEMKQLAAYTIESFGKIDVMFNNAGLMPLSYMKNTKVDEWNRMIDVNIKGVLNGFAAVCDHMLARNQGHIITTSSDAAHKVFVGSAVYSATKHAVSAIMKGLKLEMARTDLRFTAISPGAVATDLTNTITDENILKSMNEEGMPFEPLKSEDVAEAVYYVVTQPENVDINEIVVRPVHQDS, encoded by the coding sequence ATGACACTTGATAAAACAGTAATTATTACAGGTGCAAGCAGTGGAATAGGTGAAGCGGCAGCAAGAAAATTGACCCAAGAAGGTGCCAATGTTGTGCTTGCTGCTAGAAGTCTAAATAAATTAAAACAATTACAATCAGAACTAAATAATAATAAAGGAGAAGTGATTATTCACCAAACAGATGTTACTTCGTTAGACGAAATGAAGCAGCTGGCCGCTTACACCATAGAATCATTTGGCAAAATAGATGTGATGTTTAATAATGCAGGTTTAATGCCGCTTTCTTATATGAAAAACACGAAAGTTGACGAATGGAATCGTATGATTGATGTTAATATCAAAGGCGTATTGAATGGGTTTGCAGCAGTATGTGATCATATGCTTGCCAGAAATCAAGGTCATATTATTACAACCTCTTCTGATGCAGCGCATAAAGTCTTTGTTGGATCTGCAGTTTACAGTGCTACAAAGCATGCTGTGTCTGCTATTATGAAAGGTTTGAAACTAGAGATGGCAAGGACGGATTTACGATTTACTGCGATTTCTCCAGGAGCTGTTGCTACTGATTTAACGAATACCATCACGGATGAAAATATTTTAAAGAGCATGAATGAAGAGGGGATGCCTTTTGAACCTCTCAAAAGTGAAGATGTAGCGGAGGCAGTATATTATGTTGTCACTCAGCCTGAAAATGTAGATATAAATGAAATAGTTGTGCGTCCTGTTCATCAGGATAGTTAA
- the pgsB gene encoding poly-gamma-glutamate synthase PgsB — MLLILMACAILCYFGYHEKRKHQKEIDTIPVRVNVNGIRGKSTVTRLITGVLTEAGYKTFGKTTGTSARLIDWKRQETPIIRRLEGPNIKEQKTILQQVSAQGAEAFVSECMAINPEYQDILQKDFLQANIGVILNVYEDHMDVMGPTLQHVADGFASTIPYNGTLITTDGPFYSYFYDIAQKRNTKVICADPKKLPEGFIHKFDYMIFPENAAIALAVAESLNIDKETALKGMLNANPDPGALRITAFKDGAQKSSYFINSFAANDAHSTLSIWERIKTSEFITNHPIVIMNCREDRVDRTKDFSENVLPHLHGEKLILIGKNVQHVLSDYEKGNLPFETVINLEGNKPEEVLDRVINEASHATIFGIGNIHGAGEAFMNALYTSPNIMDSNKVS, encoded by the coding sequence ATGCTTCTTATATTAATGGCCTGTGCCATTTTATGTTATTTTGGCTATCATGAAAAACGAAAACACCAAAAAGAAATTGATACGATTCCCGTTCGTGTAAACGTAAACGGGATCCGAGGCAAATCTACTGTAACACGTCTAATAACCGGGGTCTTAACGGAAGCTGGATACAAGACATTCGGAAAAACAACAGGTACCTCTGCCCGCCTTATTGACTGGAAAAGACAGGAAACACCTATAATAAGAAGGCTAGAAGGACCAAACATTAAAGAACAAAAAACAATTTTACAACAGGTTTCTGCCCAAGGAGCAGAAGCATTTGTAAGTGAATGCATGGCCATTAATCCAGAATATCAAGACATTCTTCAAAAAGATTTTCTGCAAGCAAATATTGGCGTCATTTTAAATGTTTACGAAGACCATATGGATGTTATGGGTCCTACACTTCAGCATGTGGCGGATGGTTTTGCTTCGACTATTCCATATAACGGCACACTAATCACGACAGATGGTCCGTTTTATTCTTATTTCTACGATATAGCACAAAAACGAAATACCAAAGTCATTTGTGCTGATCCGAAAAAGCTGCCCGAAGGATTTATTCATAAGTTTGATTATATGATTTTCCCAGAGAATGCAGCAATAGCTTTAGCCGTGGCCGAGAGTTTAAATATTGATAAAGAGACAGCTTTAAAAGGAATGCTGAATGCAAACCCAGACCCAGGTGCTCTTAGAATTACAGCATTTAAAGACGGTGCTCAAAAATCTTCTTATTTTATTAACAGTTTTGCCGCTAATGATGCTCACTCCACTCTTTCGATCTGGGAAAGGATTAAGACATCCGAATTTATAACCAACCATCCTATTGTTATTATGAATTGCCGAGAAGACAGAGTGGACCGCACCAAGGACTTTAGTGAAAACGTGCTTCCTCATCTTCATGGAGAAAAATTGATACTAATAGGAAAGAACGTTCAACACGTATTGTCTGATTATGAAAAAGGGAACCTTCCCTTTGAAACAGTTATTAATTTAGAAGGAAACAAACCAGAAGAAGTACTAGATAGAGTTATAAACGAAGCAAGCCATGCAACTATATTTGGAATAGGAAATATCCATGGTGCCGGAGAGGCATTTATGAATGCTCTTTATACTTCTCCTAATATTATGGACAGCAATAAAGTAAGTTAA